The genomic segment TAAATACCATTATAATGGCAGCTCCTGCTGTTATATGTTATTATCTTTTTGGTTCATTAATTCATAAAAATCAAAAAACAGCCGGATTTGCCGCATTTGCCTGCGGCTTTTTTTCCGTATTTCTGGGAGCCGTTATTGTAGGCATTGCCCTGGTTTTTACTGAAGAAAGCTTCTGGGAAGTAGCTTCGGCTGCTGTGCTTGCCCATATTCCGGTTATGATTATTGAAGGCATTATTACTGTTTTCTGCATATCATTTCTTAAAAAAGTACAGCCTGAACTCCTGCCTGCTACTTGTGTATATGAAAAGAAAATTGAAAATGCAGAAAAATATATAAAAACAGAGGTATAAATGCAGAAAAACAAGAAAATTCAATCAGGTTTGATCCTGGTTATTTTTATTTTAATTATAAATCCTGTTAATGTTTTTGCACATAAGGTTATGGTTTTTGCATGGGTTGACGGAAATACTGTACATACTGAAAGTAAATTCAGCGGAGGCAGAAAAGTTAAACAGGGTCAGGTTAATGTTTTTGATTCACAAGGAAAAGAACTCTTAACCGGTATTACAGATGATAATGGGGAATTTTCCTTTGAAATTCCCAGGAAAACAGACCTTATCATTGAACTTATGGCAGGAACAGGGCATAGAGGAGAATGGACAATCAAGGCTGATGAGATTGGGGATGGAGTTGTCAAACCGCAGGATATACAATCCTTAGTGGAAACAAAACAAGAGCCTGAAACTAATATAAAAACAGCCAGCCAGGCTGATACTGGGCAGATCACTTATTCTGAAATTCAAATCATGATGGAAAAAACTCTGGATAAAAAATTAAAACCTGTTTTAAGCATCCTGGCTGATTCACAGGAAAAAGGCCCTTCAATAAGTGATATTTTTGGAGGCATAGGTTATATTTTTGGATTAATGGG from the Desulfonema limicola genome contains:
- the cbiM gene encoding cobalt transporter CbiM; the encoded protein is MHISEGVLSGQVLAAGAVLAFAGTAIGLKKLDYDRIPQAAILSAAFFTASLIHVPVGPSSVHLILNGIVGLLLGWGAFPAIMIALVLQGVLFQFGGITTLGVNTIIMAAPAVICYYLFGSLIHKNQKTAGFAAFACGFFSVFLGAVIVGIALVFTEESFWEVASAAVLAHIPVMIIEGIITVFCISFLKKVQPELLPATCVYEKKIENAEKYIKTEV